A single region of the Deltaproteobacteria bacterium genome encodes:
- a CDS encoding tail fiber domain-containing protein — protein MPQTTLQVAGIISPAVDNTTTLGSATYRFTTVYATNGTINTSDRREKKDIYDTNLGLDFINKLRPVSYRWNTGIDNDVHYGLIAQEAEQVIDEIGKGEKTSIVTHDETTDRYGVRYSELISPLIKAVQELFTRIMGVEAYQSTQDREIATVKMENATIKQENAELKARLDQQEKEFATQKMELSAIKKKLGL, from the coding sequence TTGCCACAAACGACACTCCAAGTTGCTGGAATTATTTCACCAGCGGTAGACAATACCACTACTCTTGGTAGTGCGACCTATCGATTCACAACAGTCTATGCGACTAATGGTACAATTAATACTTCGGATCGTCGTGAGAAAAAAGATATCTATGACACCAACTTGGGCTTAGATTTTATTAACAAATTGCGCCCTGTTTCCTACCGCTGGAATACAGGAATTGATAACGATGTTCACTATGGCCTGATTGCCCAAGAAGCAGAACAGGTCATTGATGAGATTGGCAAAGGGGAAAAGACCTCTATTGTCACTCACGATGAAACAACAGATCGTTATGGCGTTAGGTACTCAGAACTCATTTCGCCGCTAATTAAGGCCGTTCAGGAGCTTTTCACTAGGATTATGGGCGTTGAGGCTTATCAAAGCACTCAAGACCGTGAGATTGCTACTGTGAAAATGGAAAATGCAACAATCAAGCAAGAAAACGCTGAACTTAAGGCGCGCCTTGACCAACAAGAAAAAGAATTTGCGACACAAAAAATGGAATTGTCAGCGATTAAAAAGAAACTTGGACTGTGA
- a CDS encoding S8 family serine peptidase, giving the protein MESHYVSGTSFASPVAAGVAALIFSANPGLGANQAEDILKANADDLGAIGWDGLYGMGRINAARKVAAAIAAPVLDSQAQPFRF; this is encoded by the coding sequence ATTGAGTCACATTATGTCAGTGGAACTTCCTTTGCCTCACCCGTTGCGGCAGGGGTGGCCGCCTTAATATTTTCTGCGAATCCTGGTTTAGGCGCTAATCAAGCGGAGGATATCCTAAAAGCCAATGCCGATGACCTGGGTGCTATTGGCTGGGATGGTCTCTATGGAATGGGCCGCATTAACGCAGCCAGAAAGGTTGCCGCTGCCATAGCAGCTCCAGTCTTGGACTCTCAAGCGCAACCGTTTCGTTTTTAG